The following are encoded in a window of Kitasatospora fiedleri genomic DNA:
- a CDS encoding LamG-like jellyroll fold domain-containing protein, which produces MVGTFDATTHTMTLYVNGQYSGTGTNPTPWNATGPTTIGIADTNTYAPDNPASGAVSDVRTYPYALTAQQVNTLYTS; this is translated from the coding sequence CTGGTCGGCACCTTCGACGCCACCACCCACACCATGACCCTCTACGTCAACGGCCAGTACTCCGGCACCGGCACCAACCCCACCCCCTGGAACGCCACCGGCCCCACCACCATCGGCATCGCCGACACCAACACCTACGCACCCGACAACCCCGCCAGCGGAGCCGTCAGCGACGTACGCACCTACCCCTACGCCCTCACCGCACAACAGGTCAACACCCTCTACACCAGCTGA